Proteins encoded within one genomic window of Mya arenaria isolate MELC-2E11 chromosome 13, ASM2691426v1:
- the LOC128215555 gene encoding uncharacterized protein LOC128215555 produces the protein MEIENTRSIMKGKTVTIDTNANSEKRAVPKAPNGRPTEAVTSSVRRCASCGLTSVNFIASFAVLLIATVSFIVSMATKNWSASGASMKMGLWDFCVKRVDSAAWECFPVNTDFSVATQAFSILAAMCYACLFVLYFLCVVFPALHKARPLVIAMCLAAFATVSLQIMTLVVYATKNRELYSKIEKNYFPGVGLEELYLSWSYYFAIISTLMSTVTGALLFVEFKNLTFKSLYDLPVEQKSQN, from the exons AAGGAAAGACTGTTACCATCGACACTAATGCAAATTCTGAAAAACGAGCTGTACCAAAGGCTCCAAACGGAAGACCAACCGAGGCTGTGACGTCATCGGTCCGTCGCTGTGCATCTTGCGGTTTGACGTCAGTTAATTTTATTGCGTCATTCGCCGTTCTGCTCATAGCAACAGTTTCGTTCATCGTATCCATGGCAACAAAGAATTGGTCGGCGAGTGGGGCTAGTATGAAAATGGGGCTGTGGGATTTTTGTGTTAAAAGAGTGGACAGTGCGGCTTGGGAATGTTTTCCCGTCAATACAG ACTTCAGCGTGGCGACTCAGGCTTTCTCCATACTGGCGGCCATGTGTTACGCTTGCCTTTTCGTCCTGTACTTCCTGTGCGTGGTATTTCCGGCGCTCCACAAGGCCCGGCCTCTAGTCATCGCCATGTGCCTCGCCGCCTTTGCCACAG TCAGTCTGCAAATTATGACCCTAGTAGTGTATGCCACCAAAAATCGGGAACTGTATTCAAAGATTGAGAAGAACTATTTCCCAGGCGTAGGATTAGAAGAACTGTACCTGTCATGGTCGTATTACTTCGCCATTATTTCAACGTTGATGAGCACAGTGACGGGTGCACTACTGTTCGTGGAGTTTAAGAATCTGACTTTCAAAAGTTTATACGATCTGCCAGTTGAACAGAAAAGCCAAAACTAG